Proteins encoded in a region of the Benincasa hispida cultivar B227 chromosome 2, ASM972705v1, whole genome shotgun sequence genome:
- the LOC120070901 gene encoding beta-amyrin 28-monooxygenase-like isoform X1, which produces MENMCISVLILLILFLSLALFILFYRHKAQFAYPNIPPGSIGYPIIGETLQMVAHERNGQPENFMFGRVAKYKTEIFTTSILGEPTAALCSAAGNKFLFSNEQKLVTPWWPKSADKVFPSTVKYNSNEEAKRMKNLLPQFIKPEALRRYVGVMDSIAQKHFASMWENKKEIVVASTVKVYTFYLACRLFMSMEDVNEVERIFKRFEEIASGIISVPIDFPGTMFRKAIKASEFVRKELLRIIRQRKTDLSEGKASATQDILSHMLLTSDSTGQFIHEEDIASKILGLLVGGHDTGVCTCTFVVKYLAALPHVYENVYNEQMEIARSKAAGELLTWEDLQKMKYSWNVVCEVLRLFPPVQGAFRVALTDFAFNGFYIPKGWKDVKLYWSAAATHKNEKYFAEPLKFEPRRFEGKGPAPFTYVPFGGGPRMCPGKEYARLEVLVFMHHLVRRFKLQLCIPNEKITANPIPTPLHGLPVRLFPLAPPPHYSSP; this is translated from the exons ATGGAGAATATGTGTATCTCTGTcttaattctcttaattttgtttctctctctTGCCCTTTTCATTCTCTTCTACCGTCACAAGGCTCAATTCGCCTACCCGAACATTCCTCCGGGCAGCATCGGCTACCCGATCATCGGCGAGACTCTACAAATGGTTGCCCACGAGAGGAACGGGCAGCCGGAGAATTTTATGTTCGGGCGCGTCGCCAAGTACAAGACGGAGATTTTTACGACTTCCATCCTCGGGGAGCCGACCGCCGCCTTGTGCTCCGCCGCGGGGAATAAGTTTCTATTCTCGAACGAGCAGAAACTGGTGACTCCGTGGTGGCCGAAATCTGCTGATAAAGTGTTTCCTTCTACCGTTAAGTATAATAGCAATGAAGAAGCTAAGAGAATGAAGAATTTACTCCCGCAGTTCATTAAGCCGGAAGCGCTTCGACGATATGTTGGAGTGATGGACTCTATTGCTCAAAAGCACTTCGCTTCCATGTgggaaaataagaaagaaatcgTTGTGGCTTCTACTGTAAAAGT CTACACGTTCTATTTAGCATGTCGGTTGTTCATGAGCATGGAGGATGTGAACGAGGTGGAAAGAATCTTCAAGAGGTTTGAAGAGATAGCGTCAGGGATCATATCGGTGCCGATAGATTTTCCAGGAACAATGTTCAGAAAAGCCATAAAAGCATCAGAGTTTGTGAGGAAGGAGTTGTTGAGGATCATAAGGCAACGGAAAACAGATCTGAGCGAGGGGAAGGCATCGGCGACGCAAGACATTCTGTCGCACATGCTTTTGACGTCGGACAGCACTGGCCAATTCATCCATGAAGAAGATATTGCCTCTAAAATTCTCGGTCTTCTCGTCGGCGGACATGATACCGGTGTCTGTACCTGCACTTTCGTCGTTAAGTACTTGGCTGCTCTTCCCCACGTCTATGAAAATGTCTACAATG AGCAAATGGAGATAGCAAGATCAAAGGCAGCAGGTGAACTATTGACTTGGGAAGACCTTCAGAAGATGAAGTATTCATGGAATGTTGTTTGTGAAGTGCTTAGACTCTTCCCTCCAGTTCAAGGAGCTTTCAGGGTTGCCCTCACTGACTTTGCCTTTAATGGCTTCTATATCCCCAAGGGCTGGAAG GATGTGAAGTTGTATTGGAGTGCAGCAGCAACACACAAAAACGAAAAGTACTTTGCAGAGCCATTAAAGTTCGAGCCAAGAAGGTTCGAAGGGAAAGGTCCGGCGCCGTTCACGTACGTGCCGTTCGGGGGAGGTCCAAGAATGTGCCCAGGCAAAGAGTACGCCCGGCTCGAGGTTCTTGTTTTCATGCACCATTTGGTCAGGCGCTTCAAACTCCAACTTTGCATTCCCAATGAAAAAATCACCGCCAATCCAATTCCCACTCCCCTCCACGGCCTTCCGGTTCGTCTTTTTCCCCTCGCGCCGCCGCCCCATTATTC
- the LOC120070901 gene encoding beta-amyrin 28-monooxygenase-like isoform X2, protein MENMCISVLILLILFLSLALFILFYRHKAQFAYPNIPPGSIGYPIIGETLQMVAHERNGQPENFMFGRVAKYKTEIFTTSILGEPTAALCSAAGNKFLFSNEQKLVTPWWPKSADKVFPSTVKYNSNEEAKRMKNLLPQFIKPEALRRYVGVMDSIAQKHFASMWENKKEIVVASTVKVYTFYLACRLFMSMEDVNEVERIFKRFEEIASGIISVPIDFPGTMFRKAIKASEFVRKELLRIIRQRKTDLSEGKASATQDILSHMLLTSDSTGQFIHEEDIASKILGLLVGGHDTGVCTCTFVVKYLAALPHVYENVYNEQMEIARSKAAGELLTWEDLQKMKYSWNVVCEVLRLFPPVQGAFRVALTDFAFNGFYIPKGWKLYWSAAATHKNEKYFAEPLKFEPRRFEGKGPAPFTYVPFGGGPRMCPGKEYARLEVLVFMHHLVRRFKLQLCIPNEKITANPIPTPLHGLPVRLFPLAPPPHYSSP, encoded by the exons ATGGAGAATATGTGTATCTCTGTcttaattctcttaattttgtttctctctctTGCCCTTTTCATTCTCTTCTACCGTCACAAGGCTCAATTCGCCTACCCGAACATTCCTCCGGGCAGCATCGGCTACCCGATCATCGGCGAGACTCTACAAATGGTTGCCCACGAGAGGAACGGGCAGCCGGAGAATTTTATGTTCGGGCGCGTCGCCAAGTACAAGACGGAGATTTTTACGACTTCCATCCTCGGGGAGCCGACCGCCGCCTTGTGCTCCGCCGCGGGGAATAAGTTTCTATTCTCGAACGAGCAGAAACTGGTGACTCCGTGGTGGCCGAAATCTGCTGATAAAGTGTTTCCTTCTACCGTTAAGTATAATAGCAATGAAGAAGCTAAGAGAATGAAGAATTTACTCCCGCAGTTCATTAAGCCGGAAGCGCTTCGACGATATGTTGGAGTGATGGACTCTATTGCTCAAAAGCACTTCGCTTCCATGTgggaaaataagaaagaaatcgTTGTGGCTTCTACTGTAAAAGT CTACACGTTCTATTTAGCATGTCGGTTGTTCATGAGCATGGAGGATGTGAACGAGGTGGAAAGAATCTTCAAGAGGTTTGAAGAGATAGCGTCAGGGATCATATCGGTGCCGATAGATTTTCCAGGAACAATGTTCAGAAAAGCCATAAAAGCATCAGAGTTTGTGAGGAAGGAGTTGTTGAGGATCATAAGGCAACGGAAAACAGATCTGAGCGAGGGGAAGGCATCGGCGACGCAAGACATTCTGTCGCACATGCTTTTGACGTCGGACAGCACTGGCCAATTCATCCATGAAGAAGATATTGCCTCTAAAATTCTCGGTCTTCTCGTCGGCGGACATGATACCGGTGTCTGTACCTGCACTTTCGTCGTTAAGTACTTGGCTGCTCTTCCCCACGTCTATGAAAATGTCTACAATG AGCAAATGGAGATAGCAAGATCAAAGGCAGCAGGTGAACTATTGACTTGGGAAGACCTTCAGAAGATGAAGTATTCATGGAATGTTGTTTGTGAAGTGCTTAGACTCTTCCCTCCAGTTCAAGGAGCTTTCAGGGTTGCCCTCACTGACTTTGCCTTTAATGGCTTCTATATCCCCAAGGGCTGGAAG TTGTATTGGAGTGCAGCAGCAACACACAAAAACGAAAAGTACTTTGCAGAGCCATTAAAGTTCGAGCCAAGAAGGTTCGAAGGGAAAGGTCCGGCGCCGTTCACGTACGTGCCGTTCGGGGGAGGTCCAAGAATGTGCCCAGGCAAAGAGTACGCCCGGCTCGAGGTTCTTGTTTTCATGCACCATTTGGTCAGGCGCTTCAAACTCCAACTTTGCATTCCCAATGAAAAAATCACCGCCAATCCAATTCCCACTCCCCTCCACGGCCTTCCGGTTCGTCTTTTTCCCCTCGCGCCGCCGCCCCATTATTC